The sequence below is a genomic window from Coffea arabica cultivar ET-39 chromosome 4c, Coffea Arabica ET-39 HiFi, whole genome shotgun sequence.
ACAATATGATTTATCATACTACATCTCATTGAAATTAATTGCAAGTTGTTCAAAGCATCATTACAGCTCCCTCCCTAATAAAATTAATTGCAAGTTGTTGTACATTTGTGAGGATATTTTGCATaacatttttgggttcattGTAATGTACAGGGCACGAAATTGCAAAGGAGTGGTAGTTCAATGGGGCATTGTGCAATTAACCTGTATACCTTCTGCTCATGCTTCCCCAGTTTTCTGCGGTAAAAAAAGTAGCAACTTCATCAGAGCAGCACAGAACCCAGCTCCGTGTAACTGTGTTGTGTAATAACTTGGAATTTATGAAGTTGACGAATGGAACACAAACGAAAGTTGGAGGTAAAAGTCTTTGAGAAAAGAGCCATTTGATTTGATCCTAATGCTTgggcattttgaaaaaaattaggaaaatatattGTATTGAGAAAGAATTCACTATTCAAACCAACCTTTTAATTCTCGAAGGCTAAAATGCAGTCTAACGTATCAAAGCGTTACGAACCTTGCTAGGAACTCTTCTTCGATGGAAAACAGAATCTTCAGGCTCTTCTCCAATGTAAGAGGGGTCTGAATGAACATAAATAGAGTATGATCCATTGTGTCCATGAAAAAACCTCTCCCACAAGGGAGCCAATGGTATCGGCCCTTTGGCCAAGAACATGAAAGCAACCTTCGGAGCATACTCGTAAGCAAACTCCTCAACCATAGGCACCATAGATGCACGCCAAAACAGTTCACTGTCGTCCATTTTGTGCCTAAGAAATTGCAACTGATCCTCCGGCACGAAACTACTAATAGCAGGCGGGGGAATACCGCCTTCGTGCGGGGATGGTGGAGGCAGTGGTGATGTTCTTGGCTGTTTGAATGGTAATTCTATCAGGGTTGATGCCTGTTGGAACGATGTAAGATTGGGAATTGAGTTAATGTTCTCTAGTGAAAGAAATCTCTCAAGATACATACCACCGGTGACTCCCAAAGACAAGCCAATGACAAAATACAGAACACCAAATGCATGATGCAACTGCACTAATCGTGCAATATAAAGCTTAGCCATGAATTGACGTTGCTCTTCCATTCATCAGAGAGATGAAGAAGAGAGCTTTAGCATACAATGAATATGAAGCAGTAGCTCTGCCCCATTATTAAGGGACGGACTCATTGGCCAACTTGTAACATCACTTCAACCGCAAGGTAAGATGAAACGATATGTCCAAGAATCCTCAGATACCGGGCGATAAGCACCTCCCGGTCACCCCTCAAGCATCGGGTCAACTTTGGTTGGCTTGCTTAAGCACGTTAATGGTCACTGGCAGAATACAAGATCGAAACCCTTTTACATTGTGAGCCAAATTCACAATGGTATGATGCTTCGACAAGTTACCTCTTACCTAGTATTAATACCTAGTTTGATTCTTTGAGTAGACCTCGATATATAGAGTAGACCAAGAAAACTAAACGAGTACATTCAATGCCCCGGCAAGTTGCACCATCTTTCCAATTCCGAAAAGTTTCTGTAGACCTCGACATTTGTTTCCTCTACCTATTTCATATTCTACTGATGAAGTCATGTGTCCAAGAACAAGAGAAAACGTTAGAGAGGACTATATGGTGCTTTGTTTTATGCCTAAGCCAGGGCTTGCAAACTGGACTAACTTAAAAAACAAAACAGTTCGCTGGATCACGCACTAGCAGATTATACGAAGGTTCTGAAAAAAGTCTTCAAAAATAGCTATTAGCAACCAACACAAATATAGCATGTGGTTGTATTTTGAGTCTTTTTTAGGTGACGTAATTGCTTGCCAGCTAAAAATGGATGAAGAAAGAAATAATCTGAGGTGAACCTCATCCAGTAAATCCCATTTGGGAGACTAATTGTGTAAATTAACCATAATAGCTTGCTTAAAACGAAGTTCTTCTATTAATCATATTTGAAACTGTTCGGTTATTTTTTTCCCCCAGACAAGGGAGGAGGGTAAGAGGGGATTTAAGAAGAGGAGAGGGgtacaaaaattttgaatttatgaCCTCTAATTCTTAGAGTCTTAACCTTAGCCACTAGTTCCGGACCTCCTCGGTTACTGCCTACCAGGCTGGCCATCCTCGCATGAAGGAAAATTGGTACTTAGTATTAGAATGGGGACATTATTTAATTGTCTTGTGTAATAGAATAGAGTACTTCTGATGTAACTGAGGTTTCTACCTCTTGTACAATCTTCCGATCTAGTCTTTAATTAAAAGAGTTTGATTGTTGCTCGAAAAGAATATACCAATTGCCCCTTCTGTACCCTGACCAGCAATTTTGGTATCAGACAGCAATTTTGAGTGGTTCCTAACCACTCAAAAGCATTCACTCACCAACTGGTAAAAGACGCAAAGATTAAAAGCTGTACCTTTTCCAGTTTGAGAGTGACAAAGTACTAGTTATTCAATAGGATTCCTTTCCCAGTTTTAGGGTGACAAAAGTATTAGTTATTTCACTAGGATTCCGCAAGCAAATAAATATCAACTGAGGCTTTGAACAGGAGCatatacaaataaaaacaagaaaaccaTCAATCCTTGACACATTTCATCTGACAAGCAGCAAGATCAAGAAATGCTCAAACCAAAATCATTCTGTATTGAATGAATTCTATCGTACACAAAAAATCAACaaaggaaatgaaaattttgaaacaaaccACAATTTCTTTTAGGGAAAAAATTTCTATACAATTTACAAGAAAACTGACCTCAGACAAAAAGAAGTTTAATACAAGGATAGTCAATCTCTGGGTGAGAGAAAATACCCCAGTCCTCTAATGCTATAGAAGAAAATCAGGAATCACCGGAGACTCTGCTGCCACATTCTCCATTCCATCTGCTCTTTGCCGTGACTTGTGCTTGCCATGGGGATGACTACTATTAGGCCTATCTGATCGATCAGATTCACCAGTTGCCTTTTTTGAACTTCTATGGCTTCTCTCTTTACCATGAGTACGGTGTTTGATCCTTCTAGAATTCTTGTTTCCAAGCTCAGCAATCTCCACAGTTGTTGAATCAGCATTTGATTCCAAAGGCCTAAAGGTCTCCTTCCTACTTCGCCTATTTGATGATTTGTCAGACTTGTCAGTCCGTGACGATGATGCCACAGCTTGACTGCCTAGAAGTACCTCTTGCACAGCATCAGAGATTAAATCCTCTTTCAGCTCAGGTAGCGTCTCATTGATGTGTATTCTATCTCCATCATCCAATTTTACAACCACAGGCCTAGGTTTTGCTATTGGCTTTTTCTTAGGGACAAGTGATTTCTCTGTAAGTTTAACCAGATAATCTACCTCATCATTTACTTTATCTTGCATACTGAGGTCATTAGCAGGTGGATAATCATTTggaactttttcctttttctctgaAGGAAGATAATATATCCCATGCCGTTTGCGATGCTCCGTGAGTAGAGATGTTGACTCACTTGACGGTTCGCACTCTTCCTCATTTTGTTGGTCAGAAACCGTAACCACATCCTTTTCCAGGGATCGAGGTTTTTCAAGGGAAAATGAACTCAAAACAGGTATTCTAAAATCACCACATATTGCTTCTAAGTCGCTGAGATTCTCCTTAAGCTCCAAACCATCAGGAAGAGGCACCCTGCCTTGAGCACTCAACGAAACTGGCCCAAGCTCTTCAGAGAAGGCATCGTGCATCACTCTGACAATTTCACAGGCTTTCAGTTCTCCCctatcattttcttcttcctttgggACCAAGCAACCATGTATTTCTTGTCGAATCAACTCAATCAAACCAAGGACATTCTTCACCCTATCCTGTATCTCCACTTCATGACTACCTGCCATTGGTCTCAGTGTTGATTCAACAAGATTTACCATCCCAACCAAACAATCTTTGGTGAAATGACCCATCTTCACAGAACAGGAAGACACCTGCTCAAGATCGCTAATCATTTTCTTCCCATCATTTCCAGAAGCATCTTTTTGCGGTTGATGCAGCATTCTTGGATTAAACCCCTCATCTGGTTCACTAAAAGTAACAGTTTGACCACTTACAGAATCAGAACTTTGTTCACACCAACCATTGTGTACAGACTCTCCCACTCCTGAGATAGATGCAGCAAGAGCTTCTTCTGGATAGAAATAAAAATACGCAGCGAATGTCAATACCTTAAATGCAGACTGGATATACACAGCCCTCACTGAAGGTGGCAAAAGATTGGTTCTTGGTTGCAATAATGCTTCCATGAGCTCAAATGGATTTTTGCAGAATTCAACATACTCCCCAGAAACCCAAGCAGCCGCAGATAAAATTCTGTGGATGAAAGGATTTCCAAGCAACGCAGGATCAATCAATAAATCACGCCCAACATGAACAACCTCCGGTCTAACATCCCTAACTCTCATGCCAATGTCTACAAGCTGGTTCTCAATTTCCTCTCCCTTCTGGCAATGTGGAACCCTCGCCATTTCCCCAAGAAGTGAAACATACCAGTCAAAATCAACAATTGTCTCATAATAATTTCTCGAACAAGTTGACAAGATAGACCCTAGGATCTCATTACAAAATTCTGGGTCAGATTTGAGTGCATAATTAATCAAAACTCTACAAATTTCTGCTACATTGTCCTCTGAAACCATAGCCATTACAAGCCTTAGGGCCTCAAATTTAATATTGACATCCTCATCACTCAAGGACTTAATCACAACCTCCTTATTCTCCACAACAGCATTCAAGGACTTAGGTGCAATAGCAGCAAGCGCTTGC
It includes:
- the LOC113740205 gene encoding uncharacterized protein, giving the protein MEEQRQFMAKLYIARLVQLHHAFGVLYFVIGLSLGVTGGMYLERFLSLENINSIPNLTSFQQASTLIELPFKQPRTSPLPPPSPHEGGIPPPAISSFVPEDQLQFLRHKMDDSELFWRASMVPMVEEFAYEYAPKVAFMFLAKGPIPLAPLWERFFHGHNGSYSIYVHSDPSYIGEEPEDSVFHRRRVPSKKTGEA
- the LOC113740204 gene encoding AP-3 complex subunit delta-like, with the protein product MAGGPSLMDSLFQRSLEDLIKGLRLHNLAAGTAAGTPESSTFLSKSIDEVRREIKSTDQQTKTTALQKLTYLHSLYAIDMSWAAFHAIELSSSTIFNSKRTGYLAASISFNSSTDVILLLTHQLRKDLNSGNPHEVSLALQTLSSICTPDLARDLTPELFTLLNSNKGFIKKKAIATVLRVFELYPDSVRVCFKRLVENLENADVGIVSAIVGVFCELANKEPRSYLPLAPEFYRILVDSRNNWVLIKVLKIFAKLVPLEPRLGKRVVEPICEHLRRTGAKSLAFECIRTIVCSLTQHELAVKLAAEKIREFLTEDDPNLKYLGLQALAAIAPKSLNAVVENKEVVIKSLSDEDVNIKFEALRLVMAMVSEDNVAEICRVLINYALKSDPEFCNEILGSILSTCSRNYYETIVDFDWYVSLLGEMARVPHCQKGEEIENQLVDIGMRVRDVRPEVVHVGRDLLIDPALLGNPFIHRILSAAAWVSGEYVEFCKNPFELMEALLQPRTNLLPPSVRAVYIQSAFKVLTFAAYFYFYPEEALAASISGVGESVHNGWCEQSSDSVSGQTVTFSEPDEGFNPRMLHQPQKDASGNDGKKMISDLEQVSSCSVKMGHFTKDCLVGMVNLVESTLRPMAGSHEVEIQDRVKNVLGLIELIRQEIHGCLVPKEEENDRGELKACEIVRVMHDAFSEELGPVSLSAQGRVPLPDGLELKENLSDLEAICGDFRIPVLSSFSLEKPRSLEKDVVTVSDQQNEEECEPSSESTSLLTEHRKRHGIYYLPSEKKEKVPNDYPPANDLSMQDKVNDEVDYLVKLTEKSLVPKKKPIAKPRPVVVKLDDGDRIHINETLPELKEDLISDAVQEVLLGSQAVASSSRTDKSDKSSNRRSRKETFRPLESNADSTTVEIAELGNKNSRRIKHRTHGKERSHRSSKKATGESDRSDRPNSSHPHGKHKSRQRADGMENVAAESPVIPDFLL